The Anoxybacillus amylolyticus DNA segment AGATAAGCCATTAGCAGAAAGCGCAACTCCTTTGCCGCCGCGAAGCAAAGAATTAACGCAAAAAGAAGCCATAGAAGCAGTGAAACGAATGATAGAGCTGCCGGATTCTATCGAACTTGATTCGGCGAATTACGAAGACCGCGGGGAAACTTCTGTATGGGTGTTTGGCTTTAGAAGTAACGGGGAAGATGCCAGTTTTTATGCAGAAATAAATGCAAAAACAGGGGAACTTACTCGATTTGATCGCAATATGATGTATTATAAAGAATGGGAACCAAACAAAAATCCGCAGGTGAACTACACCAAAGAACAGGCACTTGAAATCGCAAAAAATTTTGTGAAAAAAGTGGTTCCTGATAAAGTGGATCGTTTATATGCTACGTTGCCACAGGAAGTGCGGTATGACAGTAAATCGAACCCGCTCTTTTACGAAATGTACTTTTATCGCAAAGAAAATGGAATTCCAGTACAAGGGCAAGGAATAAGTGTAGCAGTTTCAGCGGAAACAGGAAAGATTATTCGCTTTTTTACTGACTGGCGTAACGTATCGTTTCCGTTGCCAAACAAAGTCGTTTCGCTAGAAAAAGCAGAAGAAATGTATATAGAGGATAAAAAGCTTGCCTTGAGCTACTTTACGACCTTAACGACGGATGAAAAAAGAAATAACACCGCTATTTTAGTTTATCAGCCGACCCCGTCTTGGGAGGAAAAATATTTAGATGCCGTTGATGGAAAATGGAAAGATGTTTCCACAGGAAGGGTAATCGACGACCAAAATGTAGCAACGGATATAAAAGGACATAAGCAAGAACAAGCGCTGCAAGCAATGATTGATTACAATATATATGATGTGGAAAACGGGAATGTGTATCCAGAGCGAGTAGTGACAAAAGGAGAGTTTGTCGAGATTGTCATGAGAGCGATTGGGGATTACGGAACGTGGTACAATGAGAATGCGGCAGCACCATTCAAAGATGTAAAAAAAGACGAAGCTTATTACCCATATTTACAAAGGGCAGTTGATCGCAGATTAATTAAAGTGGATGAAGAATATTTTCATCCGACAAGCCAAGTAACGCGAGAGTTTGTCGCTGTGACCCTTGTTCGTGCGTTAGGGTATGATAAACTTGCCTCACAAATCGATTTGTTCCCTCTTTCTTTTAAAGATGCCAATAAGATCCAATATAAAGGGCATGTCGGATTAATCAGCAAATTAAAAATTATGCCGGGAACGAAGTCCAAAGAGTTTCAACCATCTTCTTCGTTAACAAGGGCTGATTTAGCGGTGATTATTTATCGGTTTATGAATAAATATCCAGATATCGTACGAAATTAATAAAAAGCGATGCGGGCTTTCCGCATCGCTATTTAAGCTGCTCCAATTCCTCCTGCAACTGACGCAACTGCGCTTTTTCGGCTACGTTGGAATGGGCGTAAGCAGAAGAAAGGGCGTTTTTGGCGATGGCGATTGCTTCGGCAGCATGATCCGCTTGTTCGCTTGCTGCTTGCTTCGCATTCATCACTGCTTTTCGCGCTTCTTGGAATAGGCGATTTCCCATCGTCATTCCCCTCCAAGCGACATTTCGACCGCTTGTTTCGCCTTGCGCTCTTCTGCTTCTGCATATGTCATATGATAAGGGATTCGCTCATCGTGTTTTTCGACTGCATCGACGCTCTGTTGAATGAATCGCTTCGATTTATTTCGTTTGCCCAAGACGCATTCCCCCTTGAAAAGTAAAGACGCAACGTGGCGTCACTCCTATTGTAACCGGATCGAACAAATGATAATAAGGTAATTCGTTACAACTTTAACAGCGCTTTTAAATAAACACCGATGCCGTCTTCTTCGTTCGTTTTGGTTACATCGTTCGCCACTTGTTTTAACGGTTCGATGGCGTTGCCCATCGCAACGCCATATCCCGCCCATTCAATCATTTCTAAATCGTTATCTTCATCACCAAAAGCGATGACGCGCTCTTGTGGAATTTGGTAATATTCTGCCACAAGCTGCAGCCCAAACGCTTTATGAACGCCGGTGCGAACGATCTCAATAATATGCCATGGCGCCGCCCAGCGTCGGTGGTGCAACACATTAGCATGCACAGAAGACAAGTAATGCTGGATGTCGTCTGCATGTTGTTCATCGCTATGAATAAGGACGCTCGTCGGGTCGGCTTTTAGCATTTGCCGCAAGTCACCGATTTCAATTTTTGGATTGCCGAGCTTCACTATATCAAGCAATTTTTCATCGTGTTCGTGAAAATACACATCATCCATTACTTCCGCCAAAATGTTTTTGACGCGATATGTTTCGCCTACTTCAATAATTTCCTTTACTGTTTCGAGCTGGAGAGGAGAGTGATACATTCCCCATGCATCGTCTTTTGGATGGTGGACAAAAGCGCCGTTAAAATTAATAATCGGTGTTGTCAATTCGAGTTGTTCGTAATACATTTTACTTGCCCGATACGGCCTGCCTGTGGCAATGACGACAAGATGTCCTGCTGCTTTTGCGCGGAAAATCACTTCCTTTGTTAATGGAGAAATCGTTTTATCCTCTTTTAACAACGTCCCATCTAAATCCAATGCGATTAAATATTGTTCCATACGCTCTCCTTTGCTTATTAAAAATTTATTTTGTAAACGGCAAAAATGACATTTTTAGTGTAACTCTTTTCCAAAATTTTTGTCTACATGTTACACTAGAGAAGAGAATAACAAAAAAGGGGTTTCGCAGTATGGTTATTATTCAAAACGAGAAAATTGCTGGCATTCCGGTGCTTCATGTTGTGAAGGCGGAAAAACGGCAAGAAAAACTGCCTTTCATTATGTTTGTGCACGGGTTTACGAGTGCGAAAGAACATAATCTTCATTTCGGGTATTTATTGGCGGAGGCAGGCTACCGCGTCGTATTGCCAGATGCGCTTTATCATGGAGAGCGCGAGCAATCACTGACAAACGAAAAACTACAACTTGCATTTTGGAACATCGTCGTGCAAACGATTCATGAAGTCGGGCAAGTAAAACAAGCGCTATGTGCGCAACATCTTGTCCAAGAAGATCGTATCGGTCTTGCCGGTACATCAATGGGGGGAATTGTCACTTTTGGCTCGCTTGCAACATACCCTTGGATTAAAGCGGCTGTTTCGTTAATGGGAAGCCCGAACTATGAAGCGTTTTTTGATGCCCAAATTGAAATGGCGAAACAAATGAGGCTATCGATTCCATTGTCAGACGAACAGTTGAAAAAAGAACGAGAGCGCTTAACGACGTATGATCTCTCCCAACAGCCGGAAAAATTACAAGGACGTCCGCTTATGATGTGGCATGGCGAACGTGACCAAGTCGTCCCTTATCACTATACATATGAGTTTTACCAACAAATAAAACCACTTTATCCAAACGACAAACTCAAATTCATTTCGGACGACGAGGCTGGCCATAAAGTGACACGAGAGGCGTTTTTGGAAACAGTCCAATGGTTTATCGAGCACGTTTAATAAAAAGCGCAAGACATCTGTCTTGCGCTTCCAGGTGTGTTGATTATCCAATAAAAACTAATTGACATCGCTCTATTCCTAGCTTTTCTGCCGAAGTCGGCAAGCAAATGGCTTGCCGACTGGGAGTATTAGCATGCCCTCCTCGAACAACGAACGCTTTGCGGGCAAATGTATTTGCCCGCCGGCGTTCTTGTTCGAGGGAAGAGGCAGAAAAGCTTGTGTTTGGCCATATCATTCTGTATTTTTTAGTAAAATAATGGATAATCAACACTTGTGTTGCGCTTTATTTAAATATGCCCCAATTGTCGTAGTGCTGCTTCGCTCATCCGCTCCGGTGTCCATGGCGGATTCCACGTGATTTGTACGTCTACATCTTGCACACCTTCTACGTTTGCAAGCGCTCGTTTCACGCCACCGACAATCGAATCGTGAAGCGGACAGCCAGGGGTGGTAAGTGTCATGACAATCGAAACAAGACCGTCGTCAATACGCAAATCATAAATTAATCCTAAGTCAACGACGTTGATGCCTAGCTCTGGATCGTATACGGTGCGAAGCTGTTCAAGAACCATGTCTTTTAATTCCATAGGTGATGCCTCCTTTATTTAAGCAATACGGAAATGATTGATCCTGTAAACAAAAGGGAAAATAAAACTATTCCACTTTGGGAGAAGTAAAATAGCGGTAAACTAGAAATAGCGAGCGCTGTTATTACACCGACGAAGCTGGTGAAAAATAGCACGCAGGAGAAAACAGTCCATTTTTCATTCATCATTTGTTTTAACGTCGGTACGTTTTCCTTTCCAATTTTTTGGCTATAGCGATGCGTCCACCATAAAAACGGAACAATTTTATATAAATAACCGACAATGCTTAAAATAATCCAACCGAAGAGGTAACTATATATGATCACGCCAAAGCTGTCTGTATTTCCTATAATCGCAAAAAGAAAAGCCGTCCCGTGTAGACAAAGAGCAATAGCGATTGCCAAAAGCGCAAACAAAAACGGACGATCTAATTTTTTCTTTACCCGCTTTCGCAAAATGGTGACGATATGGTAACTAAATAGTGCAAACCCAAGCAACAATAGCCCCATCCCACTAACGAAAAGAGCAGAGCTGTTTGTTAAAAAACTGCCAAACGTAACTGCCAACCCACCCACGTAAAAGATGTACACATAGCGGGCAAGCGTCATCGAAAACCCATGTGCTAGGGAAAACATTGGCACCATTTTGTAAGAAAAGCCGATAATCAGTAACGTAAACCATCCGGCAAGTCCAAATAATAGATGTGTCTTTAGCGTAAGCAAATGATCCGCTACTTTAACGTTGCTAAAAAAATGAAATGCAAGCGTTACCCCTAAAGCAATCGTAAGAAATAAACAAATGAGCGCCGTACTAACAAACAATGTCAAAATATTTTTAGTTGGCTGTTTTTTAAGTGTCATTGCCATTTGAAGGAAAAAAAGAACAAATCCGAGCGTAAGGAACAGACCGGCAAAAAACACGAAATCCATTTTCCAAGCGAAACTGGTGGAAAGCGCCAAAACACCAAGCGCGGTGACAAAAAATTGAACAAACCCTAACGTTTCGCTCCAAATCGGTGTTAAAAAGGCGACTGGAACGAGCTGATACATCGCGCCCATCGCGACCATCAACCCCCAGCCGAGCACCGCTAAATGAACAGCCGCCCATACGCTTGGGATACGAAACGCCCCATGCACAATTGACGAACCCGAATAAAGCAGGATAGCTTGAGAAGTGAAGAACGCCATCGTGCCAAATAAAATAAAGGAAAACGGCAAGCGAATGTTCGTTTCATATGTTTGTTGAGTTGGAAACATCGTCGTCATCCCTTTGTAATCGTAATTTCAAAGCTCCCGTCCTCGCGCTCTTTCGTTTCATAAAGGTAGCCAAGTTCATCAAGTTGTTCGTATAAAAACATCGGGCGGCGATCGTTAATAATGGTTAATGTTTCTCCTTTAGGAAGCGTTTCTAGTGCCGCAAGCGTCCGCATCATCGGTTGTGGTGGCTCTAATCCACGATTGTCTAAAATCATCATTCTCACCCCTGCTTGACAAACGTCACTTTCCAATGCTTTTTATCAAGCTGTTCGACTTCGTACGTAAATCCTTTTGCTTTCATCACCGCAAAAAGCGGAACAGGCTTAAACGGCGCATGCAAAATAAACGTATCGCCTGCTTCGAGCGGCTGAACAGCGCTCATAATTTTTTGGAACGGCTCCAGTTTTTTTTGCAAATCTTCCCGGACATCCAACTCCACGATTTTCCCCATCGCGCTCACCCTTTCATGATCTTTTCATTTTCTATGATAGTGATTTTCACTCGTGGATATTGTGATCTCTATCACATGTTATAAAAAAATCTCTTTTTCCAATCTTTCTGCATCAATTAAGTAATATCCATTATCATCGATGTCGATAAGCCCTTTTCGTTTCAATTGGCTGAGCGTGCGACTAATCGTTTCGCGCGATGTGCCAATCATATTGGCGAGCTCGCGGTTTGTAAAATGCGTCGTTAAGCGGTGGAATCGTCCTTGCAGGACTGCGTTTGTTTTCGTCAGTCGCAATAAAAGCAAAATAATTTGTTCATACGTATTATGGAGGATTTGCTCTTCTAACCGGTTTTGCAAGTCGATAATTTTTTCTCCCATGACGCGGAATAATTTCATACACAATTCTGGATAACAAATAAGCGTTTGTTCAAATTCAGCAATTGGAATGACGATAAGCGTTGCCTCTTCCATCACTTCCGCATGGGCTGGATAACTTCCTCGACGGAAAAAGCCGGCGTGCGGAAACATTTCTCCTGTTTGCAAAATCGACACAATTTGTTCTTTTCCGCTAATATCCGTTTTGTAAATTTTTACAGTACCTGATTGAATAAAAAAGACGCGTTCAAGCGGCTCTCCTTGCATAAAGACGAACGTTCGCGGTTTATAGACACGTACTTGAGAAATTTTCACGATCGAATCAAGTTCTTCATCGGATAATTCTCGAAAAAGCGCGACATTTTTCAGCCTTGTTTTAATCCAATCATTCGTCATACCATCCACTCCTTATGGAATTTCTAAGCAAAATTTTACGTTGTTTTCTATTGAGAAGCTGTGACATAAATCATAACTTTTGGTGAACGTGTGATAAAAATCATAAGGAACGTTTGCGATACGTCACATAACAAAAGATTTTTCAGCGCTACAATGAGAACGAAATGAACGAAAAGGAAGGTGGATAGATATGGAAATAAACCGGAACGTTCGCGCATCGGTCGCTCGTTCAACCCAAAACAGCTTTTTAAAGTCTGTCTTAATTTTTACTATTTTAATCAGTTTCACCGTTCTATTAGTCGGCGGATACTGGATTTTTAAAGAAATGGCACCGCGCCCGAAAGAAGTCCGTAGCGAGAGTGGGGAAGTGTTATTTACAAAAGAATCGATTATCGGTGGACAATCGGTTTTCCAAAAATATGGGTTGATGGATTATGGGACGGTTCTCGGGCACGGTTCGTATATGGGACCTGACTACACTGCCCAAGCGTTAAAAGTGTATACGGAAGGAATGCAAGACTACAAAGCAAATGAATTGTACCATAAGCCATTTAAACAGCTATCGAGCGATGAACAGCAAATCATTCGCCAAAAAGTCATCAAAGAAATGAAGAAAAACCGTTATAACCCTGTAACAGATGTGCTCGTTTTAACGGGTTCCCAAGTGTATGGATTAGAACAAGTGCGGGATTATTACAAAAATGTATTTACAAATGGTGATGGATGGGGACTGAAAAAAGGACTTATCCAAGAAAGCCATATGCCAAAAAGTGGTCGCGCTTGGGTCGCGGACGGTGATCAAACAAAGCAAATCGCTGATTTCTTCTTCTGGACAGCGTGGCTATCAAGCACATTGCGAAATGGAGATACGATTACGTACACAAACAACTGGCCGTACTATGACGATGCGGGAAATACAATGTCGTTCTCCGCGATCTGGTGGAGCGGGGCAAGTGCAACGATTTTAGTATTGTTTGTTGCGATCATTTTATTCATTCAGCACCGCTATCAACTTAGCATGCAAGAAGCGTATAAAGACGGTCAATTCCCAATAATTGATCTACGTAAACAACCATTAACCGCTTCACAAGTAAAAACAGGAAAATACTTTGCGGTTGTTTCGGTTTTATTCTTCGTTCAATCGATGTTCGGCGCACTATTGGCGCACTATTATGTTGAGCCAGATAGTTTTTTTGGAATCAAATGGATTCATGACATCTTGCCATTTAACATTGCAAAAGGATACCATTTACAATTAGCGATTTTCTGGATTGCTACTTCATGGCTAGGCATGGGGATTTTCATTGCACCGCTTGTCGGTGGCTATGAACCGAAAAAACAAGGGTTGCTTGTCGATATCTTGTTCTGGGCGCTCGTTGTGCTCGTCGGTGGAAGTATGCTTGGTGAATGGTTAGGTGTTAATGGTTATTTAGGAAACGGATGGTTCCTATTCGGTGATCAAGGATGGGAATATATTGAATTAGGACGTATTTGGCAAATTGTATTAGTTGTCGGTATGTTAATTTGGTTGTTTATTGTGTATCGGGGCATTAAGAGTGGATTAAAGCGGGAAAGCGATAAAGGCGGCTTAATTCACTTGTTGTTCTACTCAGCAATCGCGGTTCCATTCTTTTACGTATTTGCGTTCTTTATTAATCCAAATACAAACTTTACGATGGCAGACTATTGGAGATGGTGGATTATTCACTTATGGGTGGAGGGCATTTTTGAAGTATTTGCTGTTGTTGTCATCGGGTTCTTGTTAGTACAAATGAAATTAGTGACGAAAAAATCGACCATTCGCGCGCTTTATTTCCAATTGATTATTTTGCTTGGCAGCGGCGTCATCGGAATCGGTCACCACTATTATTACAACGGCTCGGCGGAAATTTGGATTGCTCTTGGTGCCGTCTTCTCCGCGCTTGAAGTGATTCCGCTTACGTTGCTTGTCCTTGAAGCGTATGAGCAATACAAAATGATGCGCGACGGTGGAGTTGACTTCCCGTATAAAGCGACTTTCTGGTTTTTAATTTCGACAGCGATTTGGAACTTAGTCGGCGCAGGGGTGCTTGGTTTCTTAATTAACTTGCCAGCTGTTAGCTACTTTGAACACGGACAATTTTTAACGCCGACGCACGGCCATGGTGCGATGATGGGCGTGTACGGTATGTTTGGTATTGCTGTGTTGCTTTACTCGCTTCGCAACATCGTCAAACCAGAAGCGTGGAATGACAAATGGCTCAAATTCTCATGCTGGATGTTAAACATCGGGCTTGCTGGAATGATTGTGGTGACATTGTTGCCGATTGGTATGATGCAATTGAAAGAAGCGTTCTTGCACGGCTACTGGGTATCACGTTCGCCAGAGTTTCTAAAACAAGACATCGTGCAAAACTTGCTTACGCTTCGTTCTATTCCAGACACGATTTTCTTAGTCGGCGTCATTACGCTGATGGTCTTTAGCGTCAAAGCGTTGTTCCATTTGCGCAAACCGACCCATCAAGAAGAACAAGCGCTACCAGTTCCGGACTTAGCGAAAGAAGTTGAGTAAACGTACAAGGTTGACCTAAAAGCGGTTGCTTTTAGGTCAACTTTTCATTTTACGAAAAACACAACAAAATTTTTATTGACAGAATTGATATTTTTTTTATTATTCCATCATCATCCAATCATGTGGGAAAAGAGTGGTATTTTTCATTGATCATGGCTTAGCAACGAACGTTGTTCCAACAAAAGGGCAGGGGCAAAGGAGCGGGGGAGATGTCTTTTTGGGGTTCATTAAGCAAACTAGGGCATTTGGTCGAGAAAAAGGTAGAGCAGACGGTAAAGCATGTCGCCAATGACGTCAAAAAAGTAGAGAAGACCATTCGACAAGCCGTTCAGCACGTAGAAAAGAAAGTCGAGCCAGTGGGGAAACAAGTCGTAAAGGATACGGTGCACATTAGCCAAAAGGCAAAGGAAGCTTTTCATCAAGCGGAAAAGAAAGCGGAACAAATGGGAAAGCACGTTGCTCATGAGGTGAAACAAGCGGAGAAAGCGATTCAAAACGTTGAAAAGAAAGTGGAACATGTCGCGAAACAAGCAGTGAGAGATACGGTACAGATTAGTCAGAAGGCACAAAAAGCATTTCACGAGGCGGAAAAGAAGACAGAGCAAGCTATAAAGCACGTCGCACATAATGTGAAACAAGCGGTATCCGAAGCGCTCCATCCTATTGAACATAAGATAAAAAAAGAAATCAAAGATACAGAGAAAACGATCGAACGCAGTGCACATCAACTAGAAAAGAAAGCAGAGCATGCCGCTAAGCAGGTGGTTCATGATATAATCAATGCAGGACAAAACGCCGAGCGAACGGTTCGGCAAGTAGGAAAAAACATCGAAAAATCGGTACATGAGTTTTCGAAACATCGGCTCGAAAGTACGATGGAATTTGCTAGAGGCGCAGGCGATGCGGCGTTGGCGGATGTAACGTTTAATTTTGTGCAACAACGATCTTACAATAGTAAACATCCTGTTGCATACGAAGCGGGTCAGATGGTAGGACATGCGGTATGGACGATAGGAGGCATAAAAGTAACCGAGATATCCTCTGCAATCGGAGTAGGTGGAGCAGCAGTTAGTTTGAGCGGAGGTGGAGCATTTGCTGGGGTTCCTGCAATGGCTGCTGGTGCTGCAGGAATGACTGTTGGAGGAGTGATGATGAAAACAGGGATTACAAACTTCTCCAAAAGTGCAAGCGACTTGTCCCAGCAACTAAGTCGGAGTGAAGGTGTTTCAGAAGGAGTAACAAAGGGGACGGGAAATGCTTTCGAGGTTGCCAAGAACGGAGGAAAGCATTCAGGGTTTTATAAACAATATGTTAACAAGTCTGATGATGAGATTCGTAAAGGAATTCAATCAATCGAAAAACAAATAGCAGAACATCAGGACAAAATTAAAAATCCAGAGGCACATATACCTAACTTTAGAGACTTAGACCCAAGACAACAGGAAGCATTAATCAATAAAAAATGGCCTTCTGACATTCAAAGACAATTGGAGCAAAAAGAAATTCTTGAAGGTATTCTAAGGAGTAGATAAAAATGGATGAACAATTAAGGGGTTTTTTGGAAGATTTGATTACACTTATTCAGGAAAAGTACAATGAAACATTAATAGTGCCTACTGATGAGTCCGCCGAGGACAAATCTTTCAGATTGGGCTCAAATTTCGCATATTTTGATATACTTGATTTGATTGAATCTCAATTGACAGTACATGGGCTAGATTCTAATTTCCTAGGGAAAATATCACCAACATTGGGTGAAAAGATTTAAACTATTGCTAAGTTTACTTCTTCTAAGTGTGATCGTACAATACAACCAACAAGGCCAACACTATATAAGTTGAAATTTTGTTTTACATCCAGCGGAGCACTCACCGCGTTATATCATATCGGTTTGTATTTAGATGAAAACGGAAACGAAAAATTGGAAATTCTTTATTGCAAATTATATAGAAAACTCGACAAACACGCTTAGACCAACT contains these protein-coding regions:
- a CDS encoding Cof-type HAD-IIB family hydrolase — encoded protein: MEQYLIALDLDGTLLKEDKTISPLTKEVIFRAKAAGHLVVIATGRPYRASKMYYEQLELTTPIINFNGAFVHHPKDDAWGMYHSPLQLETVKEIIEVGETYRVKNILAEVMDDVYFHEHDEKLLDIVKLGNPKIEIGDLRQMLKADPTSVLIHSDEQHADDIQHYLSSVHANVLHHRRWAAPWHIIEIVRTGVHKAFGLQLVAEYYQIPQERVIAFGDEDNDLEMIEWAGYGVAMGNAIEPLKQVANDVTKTNEEDGIGVYLKALLKL
- a CDS encoding DUF2249 domain-containing protein, coding for MGKIVELDVREDLQKKLEPFQKIMSAVQPLEAGDTFILHAPFKPVPLFAVMKAKGFTYEVEQLDKKHWKVTFVKQG
- the yjfP gene encoding esterase; the encoded protein is MVIIQNEKIAGIPVLHVVKAEKRQEKLPFIMFVHGFTSAKEHNLHFGYLLAEAGYRVVLPDALYHGEREQSLTNEKLQLAFWNIVVQTIHEVGQVKQALCAQHLVQEDRIGLAGTSMGGIVTFGSLATYPWIKAAVSLMGSPNYEAFFDAQIEMAKQMRLSIPLSDEQLKKERERLTTYDLSQQPEKLQGRPLMMWHGERDQVVPYHYTYEFYQQIKPLYPNDKLKFISDDEAGHKVTREAFLETVQWFIEHV
- a CDS encoding DUF3813 domain-containing protein, with amino-acid sequence MGNRLFQEARKAVMNAKQAASEQADHAAEAIAIAKNALSSAYAHSNVAEKAQLRQLQEELEQLK
- a CDS encoding metal-sulfur cluster assembly factor → MELKDMVLEQLRTVYDPELGINVVDLGLIYDLRIDDGLVSIVMTLTTPGCPLHDSIVGGVKRALANVEGVQDVDVQITWNPPWTPERMSEAALRQLGHI
- a CDS encoding DUF2249 domain-containing protein, producing MILDNRGLEPPQPMMRTLAALETLPKGETLTIINDRRPMFLYEQLDELGYLYETKEREDGSFEITITKG
- a CDS encoding Crp/Fnr family transcriptional regulator codes for the protein MTNDWIKTRLKNVALFRELSDEELDSIVKISQVRVYKPRTFVFMQGEPLERVFFIQSGTVKIYKTDISGKEQIVSILQTGEMFPHAGFFRRGSYPAHAEVMEEATLIVIPIAEFEQTLICYPELCMKLFRVMGEKIIDLQNRLEEQILHNTYEQIILLLLRLTKTNAVLQGRFHRLTTHFTNRELANMIGTSRETISRTLSQLKRKGLIDIDDNGYYLIDAERLEKEIFL
- a CDS encoding YcdB/YcdC domain-containing protein, coding for MMQKDWLSKFLVAAVLVTSTGPITAKAAEKEIYLPSQQKLYQQVGVNSTAIDMEEVKVSKEQAIEIAKKTVNIEKGYKFQGITFSTQWYGNKPVWQMSWYKEDKGYHAIYVTVNAQTGNVVNINIYHEKDSNMPFPPKVSYEQAVDVAKQYIQKMYPNKLKELAIDEQLKKQQGRLPYGERRFYAVRFYQMVNHVPYYENNIMITIDGNGEIRNFEYNWNDEVTFEKNENVISLDKANQLLKDRMELELRYQMDYSSKQPPKLIYVPKTNAYPYYQANFNATIDAHTGKFIDMYGNPVEQTAPIEDKPLAESATPLPPRSKELTQKEAIEAVKRMIELPDSIELDSANYEDRGETSVWVFGFRSNGEDASFYAEINAKTGELTRFDRNMMYYKEWEPNKNPQVNYTKEQALEIAKNFVKKVVPDKVDRLYATLPQEVRYDSKSNPLFYEMYFYRKENGIPVQGQGISVAVSAETGKIIRFFTDWRNVSFPLPNKVVSLEKAEEMYIEDKKLALSYFTTLTTDEKRNNTAILVYQPTPSWEEKYLDAVDGKWKDVSTGRVIDDQNVATDIKGHKQEQALQAMIDYNIYDVENGNVYPERVVTKGEFVEIVMRAIGDYGTWYNENAAAPFKDVKKDEAYYPYLQRAVDRRLIKVDEEYFHPTSQVTREFVAVTLVRALGYDKLASQIDLFPLSFKDANKIQYKGHVGLISKLKIMPGTKSKEFQPSSSLTRADLAVIIYRFMNKYPDIVRN
- a CDS encoding nitric-oxide reductase large subunit; its protein translation is MEINRNVRASVARSTQNSFLKSVLIFTILISFTVLLVGGYWIFKEMAPRPKEVRSESGEVLFTKESIIGGQSVFQKYGLMDYGTVLGHGSYMGPDYTAQALKVYTEGMQDYKANELYHKPFKQLSSDEQQIIRQKVIKEMKKNRYNPVTDVLVLTGSQVYGLEQVRDYYKNVFTNGDGWGLKKGLIQESHMPKSGRAWVADGDQTKQIADFFFWTAWLSSTLRNGDTITYTNNWPYYDDAGNTMSFSAIWWSGASATILVLFVAIILFIQHRYQLSMQEAYKDGQFPIIDLRKQPLTASQVKTGKYFAVVSVLFFVQSMFGALLAHYYVEPDSFFGIKWIHDILPFNIAKGYHLQLAIFWIATSWLGMGIFIAPLVGGYEPKKQGLLVDILFWALVVLVGGSMLGEWLGVNGYLGNGWFLFGDQGWEYIELGRIWQIVLVVGMLIWLFIVYRGIKSGLKRESDKGGLIHLLFYSAIAVPFFYVFAFFINPNTNFTMADYWRWWIIHLWVEGIFEVFAVVVIGFLLVQMKLVTKKSTIRALYFQLIILLGSGVIGIGHHYYYNGSAEIWIALGAVFSALEVIPLTLLVLEAYEQYKMMRDGGVDFPYKATFWFLISTAIWNLVGAGVLGFLINLPAVSYFEHGQFLTPTHGHGAMMGVYGMFGIAVLLYSLRNIVKPEAWNDKWLKFSCWMLNIGLAGMIVVTLLPIGMMQLKEAFLHGYWVSRSPEFLKQDIVQNLLTLRSIPDTIFLVGVITLMVFSVKALFHLRKPTHQEEQALPVPDLAKEVE